CCTCTTGTAGCATTGTTCTAGCAGAATTGATGTCTGAGGCGCGAGTTTGACTACTTAAAACGCGATCGTGACTACGTTGCAGTTCACCTGCAGCATTATCCAGAGTATCTTGTACTTCCGATCGCAGGGTGCGTACGGCGGCTAGGACTAACTTGGGTAGTTGGTCCTCTGTCAATTTTTTGGGATTTAATGGTAACTGGCTCAGGCTTAACAGCGCCAATTCACGAGCTAGTTGCTGAGGTTTACGGTCTTGCATAAAAGTGAATTTGAATATATCAGGACTGAGTGAAGTACTCCGGCTTGCTTCGCTATCTCTAATCAACCAGGCGGTTGATGTCGGCTCAAGATGTTTTCGTCATCGTCCACTGTCCATCCCCACCTTACTTCGTTGAAGGTGGGGACTTCCGTGATTCCGTTAAGCTCAAAGATGGGCAGGACTTACGCGGCGAGGCTATTCGTGGAGATCAGGCATTGGGCATTGGGCATTGGTTAATTTTTCCTGCCCTATGCGCCCCCATATGCCCAACCCAAACCCTTGATTTTTCTCACGAGTGCCGACACACCTTAAAATCAACTGTCCATTGCTGGCAGTGCTTAAACCAATTAACCGTTCAACAGAACCAATTAAATAGCTCAACTTAGTTGACCCCACCAGAGGGCTACATCTCCAGAGACTTACTAGGATATTAAGCCTAGCGCGTTTTCGTGCGCCCCACGATACATTTATGGAGAAAAATATTTTGTTTTCTGGTTGGTGCTACTTTGTTAATTTCGCTAGCTATTTTTATACTCGTATTCGCCACCGAGTTGTCTTTATTGTTTCCCGACCGGTCGTGTTTCACTCATTTGAGTCGTCCTGTATCGGCGGATATTCTACAACAGACAATTTAAATCTATCACAAAAAGCCGTCCTAGAAGGACGGCGGCTCTAAACCCAGTGCTTCGGTAACTTTGCGCGATTAATTTGAAGATTTTTCCACGGCGATCGCCTGCGCCTTTCAAATCCGGGCAATTTGACTTAAGCCGGATCAGCCTGTGTGCTTTGTGAACTCAAATTTGGCGCCAGTTTTGTACTTGTGTCTAAACTCGGTGTGGGCATATGCTTCATTTCCCAAACTTTGAGCAAAATTAGATATTCATAGAATGTCTGAAGTGTACACCAAGCTAGACCAGCCCGCCCATCTAGGCAGCCACCCAAGAACAAATACATATACAAAAAGCGTAGCAGCGGTCTAGCAGGTAAACGTAAAGACAAATCTTTCAGGGCGCGGCGTTTTTCAATTTCTGATTTGCCAAAAAAGAGCGATCGCCAGCTAACATCTCCTTGATTTATTTGATGCAGTGTTTCTCTGGCTTCATCTGTAGAATAACGGTTGTGCTTTTCGATCCAACGACTCAAGCCCTTACTACAAGTGTAATGGGGATAACTTTGCTTTAAGAAGCTAGTTGCACCATGACACACTTCCCGTTCAGTATGACCATAGTCTGTAAACCAGACTTTACCGTGGCGGAAGAGGCGCATTTGATAACGGGGATACTGAGTGCTATAACGAATCCAAGTATTCATGAAGATCACACGTTCGGCGACATAATAGCCGATATAGTCTGGATGCAAAATTGTCTGTTCGCACTCTGCAAACAGTTCTGGTGTCATGCGCTCATCGGCTTCTAGAATGTATACCCATTCATGCTTGGGAGGGATAGACTCTAGCATCCAAGTACGCTGGGTTCCGTGGCTTTCAAAAGGGTGTTGAATAACGCGGATGGGATAGCGATTGGCAATTTCTATGGTGCGATCGCTACTACATGAGTCTACAACAATAATGTCATCTGATAGCATCGCCGACTCTATACAAGCGGCAATATCTAATTCTTCGTTATATGTCAGTATGTAAATGGAAAACATTCTCAACTCTTAGTAAAAATTTTTCTCTCACTTGGTCAGGGAAAAGTGAACACTCAACAGTCAACAGTGAACAGTTAATAGTTAACTGTTCACTATTGACTGATGGAAATGCTAAATTAGCGTGCGGGAGCTTTACGTCCACCACTTTGTAAAGAACCTATACCTCTTAATCCTGTCCAGCCGATGATAATGTAACCCATTGACAACAGTAAACTGCTAATCCCAATCCGCAGTCCAGATCTCCAAGCGACATCTTTAGCTTGCTTTTCAGCTTCTTCTTTGCGCTGGCGGACTTGGCTCAGTTGTTGATTGCGTACCACCTGAATATCTGTTTGCTGTTCGATAGCTTTGTCAAGTACCTTAGGATCTGTTTTAGCTTTTTGCAGCAACTCTTTCACCGATGGGGAAAGTTCAGGACTCGCAAGTGCTTGCTTGTATTTCTGCTCGTCTTTGAGGATTTCCGTAAACTGAGCTTTAGTTTGGTTCCGCAACTGTTCTAGCTGTGCTTTGCCTTGCTCAGTATTCAGTTGGGCTTGCATTTGCGATAACCGACTATTTAGTTGATTTTCTGCCTGCTCTGCTTCCTGAGTGATTTGAGTTACTGTTTGAGTTTTGGCTTGATTCACATTATTAAGATGCAGGGGAAAAATCAACAAGAATAACAACCCTAAAATACTTGATAGTATTAGTCCGGGAACTCTTAAATCTAGGGTTCTTGAGCGATCGCCATCCCCTGCATTCTCGATCCAATAGGCAGTGAACAGAAATCCCAAACCCACCATAGGCACAATTCCCCGGTCAACTAGCGCTGTTGCTAAGTTGATCTGCCATCCCCGGTCGGTCGGTTGGAAGGGTAACAACAAAATCAAAAAGTCAAGCAAAAAGGAAAGAATTAAGGTAACTCCCACCACTTTGAGTGTGAGGGGAGCATTTACAGAAGCAAACCGGTTAACCATATTTTTTCAGTCTTGTACTAAATTAGGAGTGATTGTCCTATTTAAAGTTACTTGAAGATTCTGCCAATGGCCTTAACTGTTGTATAAAAATACCATGTAGGTATACTTTGGATACATAATATCTGCCTTTTGGTTTGGAACCACACCACGGTAGCATCTGTCTTTTAGACTGTCGTCAGAAAAATCCTGGTGTTATACTATACTACCTTCGCTTAAGTAAAAGTATGTACATCCTTTCCCTTCACAAAAACATCACGGGTCGTGTAGAAGCCACTTGGCAATAGATGCGTGGAGGAAACACGCCACGGCTTGTTTTAACAACTGTGGAAAATGATATGATCAAATTGTGAGTAGGAATAACCATCTACGTGTTGAAGTGTTTTGTAAGGAGTAACCCCTGATTTACCTCGCATTCGCACGGGTTGCGATTCTGGGTAAAACTTGTAATGGGAAAACATGAAGCGTACCGAACTGGCGTTGTGATGGACTCGGAAAACAAAAAAAAGAAAAGTAAGCGCAATTGCAATACCTTTGGGTAGTTGTTTTGAGCGTCTAGGGGGATACTTGACTATCCCTTTTAAGCAAGTCTTAAAGAATCTCAGTGTCTTTAGACCTGAGAGTGTCAACTCCCCTGAAGAGTTTGTTCCCAGATGGGAAGATCCTCTGGACGGTCAACATCTGCCAAGGGAGGCAATTGGATGTGTGATAAATTAAGTTTTTGGGCTATGTCCAAAGTTTGTTGCAATACTTCAGCGGTACCCCAGTCAATGTTAGCGAATAATTCCGCGATGTAACAACGCAAACCAATCAAGTAATAACCACCATCAATCGCCGGACCAATAACCAGGTCAACGGTTTGGAGTTGCTCAAAGGCGGTTGCTAAGATTTGGGAATTCACCCCCGGACAATCAGTACCGATGATGATTACTTGTTCTGCACTCCTTTGAAACCCATCGAAAAGCGATCGCGCCATCCGCTCACCTAGATCTCCTTCACCTTGAGACTGGTAAATCAAACCCAACCCCAGCCAATCTTGCATTAATTGCAAGTTACCACCTGCAAACCGCACTTCGCAGCTTATCCCAGTTGCTTTTTGCAATTCATTAACCTGAAATATTGTATATTCGGTCATCTGTCGTTGCAGATTAGCAGCACCAACCATACCCAAAGCAGGTATTAGTCGGGTTTTTGTCTTCCCTGGTTCGGGATAACGAGTAAAAATAATCAGGTGCTGTTTTGGGCTATCTGGTAATTTCAACACGTGATACCTTGTTTGAACAAACAACAAATATCTTAATAGCAATATTTGTTGTCGGTATTGGGTTTTATATGCTCTTTTCCAGTTCGCATTGCACCTAAAACCGTAGAAACATAGACACAACGCCTAGCTTTACCAGCATTCTGACTATAAAAAGTTATCTGTCCTAGTGTTCTGAGTGCGGTTTTAGTACACTCATCTCCCACTTCATAGACAGGACAACCTTGATAGTTAAATAAAACTCGCCATACTTGTTGTGAAAGTTGTTTAGGAAAAGTTGTCTCGTTTTTACCTTTTTGATTTTTATCTTGAACAATGCGAACATTTGGTTCAACACTATCCCATATTTTATCATTGTTACTTACATAATTGGGTATAAATATTCCTTTTTCTGCCGGATGAATTACCCATTGAACGATGCCATTTTGTTCACGAATACTGACTTGCCAGGTTAATTTTTCCTTGCTAGCTTGGCTTTGGGCTTCGCGCATAGCACGGTAAATTTCGTACTGGGAACTGTTCAGGCGACGAACATCTACAAAAGCCATCCACTGGGGTAGTGCAATTAATCCTAATAAACCAATTATTAAGGTAACTACTAATATCTCTACTAGTGCAAAACCAGTATTTGAGGAATTATGAAAAATATTTTTTACAAGAAAATGCACCAAAATATTTTTTGTGGTTGTCATTTGACCCTATATTAATTAGTGTACTTTAAATAAGAAATCAAACATTTATAGCCCCCTCCTCGCTTGCACTTAGGGGGTTGGGGGTGGGGTTCTTCTACCTCACTCAACCGAGAAGCGCTATAACGAAAAAATATTTATTAATATATGGCGCTACTATTTAGATATTTTCAATAATCAGATATTATTCCTATAACCATTCTTAAGCCAATAAAAAGGACTAATTAAACTGCTAAACATTAGTTGCATTTCACAGGCAGCAACCAAGTCATTTTTAACCTTTAAATGGTATTTAACTAAATGCCAAAAAACTTTACGCACATCATTTATAAAATAAGCAAAAAAAATCATTGGTCTAGCCCAAGAGTTCCTTATACTCAACATCCGAGTAATATAACGGCTAAGTCCAATACCTTGAAAAAATGGAATTAAATACTCTTTTTGTAATCGCCAACTTGGTATTTTGTGATAAATTTCCATATCTGGGTTATACCAAATTTCCCACCCAGCTTTTTGGATATATATCAACATTTCTAAATCTTCACTAGTCAGCATATTTCCAGCAACTCTGCCAGTCAATATCAACTGATTGGGTACACTTTCTAACCAAGCTTGCCGACGGACTACAAGTCCAGCAGAGGGAGGTAATAATTTCTGAGTTGGTTTATACAGCAAAGGTAAATTACCCCGTTCTGTAATTGCCAAAAATGGAGCAAGGCGCTGGAAATTTTCTGGTGGTTCAACTTCCCATTGAGGATGAATTTGGCTAGCAAAAGCTCCTACCTGTGGATAATTTTTTCCAAAATCATAAGCTGCTGCTACCCAGTTTAATTCTGGATAGTTATCATCATCCAAAAAGCCAATAAATTTACCTTTTGCTGCTTGCACTGCCCGTTTTCTGGCATATCCTGCTCCCTGTTTTGTTTCCAAGCAGTATTTTAAAGGGTAAGGATATGGCCAATTTTCTTGATAACTTTGAACAAGTTTTGCTGTATTATCTGTGCTATTATTGTCTACAACAATAATTTCCCAAGATAAGTTTTCAGTGTTGGCTTGATTTCGCAGTCGTTCCAGTAATTCAGGTAATCGGTTTGCACCATTGAAAGTTGGAATTGCCACGCTAAAGTCAAGGTACATAGTCTTCGCACCCTACAGAAAAAATTAATCTGATGAATTAATTCTGAACCTATAGAGCCGTCTCCGAATACCGTATATTTACTAGATATTTGTAGAACAATTGCTTAACTATAGCAATCCGGTTTGATTTTTCAAGATATAGGAATCATATTTGATTTATAGCAACCGCCAAAGTGCTTAGGACATTAACTGATGATAAAACCTAGACACAATCAGACTTGTAACCCAGTCCCCAGCGATGCACTGAGCTTGCCGAAGTGTCCCCAGTCCCCAGTCCCCAGTCCCCTGCTATATGAAAGAAATCTCAGTATTGATATTAGTCCTATATCTGTGGTATCTGTAGGCTAGTCCCGCGATTTCAAACTATTTGTTTAGCCGGATAAATTTTTAGATACCCCTAAATCCACACGATATGATACCATCTGTAGGGGCACGGCAATGCCGTGCCCCCACTCGCTCCTACATGTGTCAGCGTTTTAGTGGTATTGTATAAGACTTTGAAATCGCGGGACTAGGCAATGCCCTACCTAGCTGTATTTATCAATATTTTTTTAAATTGATTGGTTAATTATTTGATTTTATAGTAATAAAGCTTTTAGTTGCACTCAGTATCTTTTCCTGTTTTTATTGAACCTAATAGAGTTTTGACAATCACGCATCGCTTGAGGTTAGTAGCTTGAGTAGGAGAGCCAGATTGAGCCACAGCAACAGCTACAATTAAACCTTTGCTAGTAATTTTATCGTTCTGGACTGATGTTAAACTACTAGTATTTGTCTTGACTACCAAATCCAAAGCACCTGTGTAGTCAAAGGTAATTGTTTGTGGCGCGGTAGAATTGAAAGCAGCGGCATAGGTTACAGAAGTGGTGCTGGTCGTAGTATTTATATTAGTGAGATTAGTTCCAATTACTATTGATCCTGATTTTATTCCTACATCTGTACCCAAATTACGCCATAATTTTGTGGGGTCAGAATCTTTAGGATAAATAGCAATTTGGGGAATATTATTGTCAGTTCTAAAGCTAATACTATAACCAAGTTTTTGCCTTTTAGCTTGTCTCTGAGCTTCTTGGATTCCTGCCAAAACAACATCATTCGCCTTATTAGCCTGTTGTCTATTGAGAAATGCAATCCAATTAGGAGTACTAATTGCTGCCAAAACTCCCAACATAACTAACACAACCAAAATCTCAACTAGGCTAAATCCAGCATTGTTTGTAGCTAAATATAATGAGTCTTTTGGTTTTGCAGTTAATATATTTACAGAGATTTTCTGTAGAATTTTCTTGAAAAATAGATTATACATTGCGGTATTTAATACTATTTAATTGCTTATTTAGTAAATAAGAATCCAATTCCTTGAACTCGGATACTTGATTGGGGAAAATATATTTTTCTGTTTTGACTAGTTTGATCGAAATCTATATTTGTGTCTTGAATACGAGCGAGAGCATTACCGCGTAAATAAACTTCTGCTACAGTATTGTTTGAGTCAACACAGACGTAAAATCCGCGTGTTTTAACATTATCTGTAGCTACAGAATCTCCACTACCAGAAAATTTTGGCACTATTTGGTAGTCAGTTGAGCAAGAGGGTGTTTGGTTGGTTGTACTTGTAGTATCTGTGGTGGTTTGATCAATATAATCTACTAGAGGCAATATGTCTTGAGAATAATTTTCACTACTTTTCTTTGTCCATTTATTCATTTTGGTCTTAAGAGTTCCTTCATCGTCGAGATTAAACAACTGAAAACCAGCATCTCTAGTGCTTTGTTTATCTGTATCAGTTTGTCCATAGCCATTACTGATTTGGAATCTACCAATTCGGGCTGCTTTAGACCATGTAGTGTCACCATCATTAATCAAATAATAAGCGACTAATGAGTAAACAAAAGTATCATCATTTTCGGTACTAGTACTCGTCTTCCCGTCTGCACCTGTTGTAGTTGTTGTCTTCACAACAAGCCCTCCAGAAATATACTGTCGCTTCCAAAACACAAGAACAGGAAAATATTTTTTCTTATCATCTGTAGATGATTTAGGTAATTGAGAGCGAATATTATCTATGCCATCAGCATCGTAGATGTATACTGACTGTTGCAAGTCTCGTGCAATGTAGTCAAGTGCTGCTTTAAGTTCTTGATCAGTAGTTGCTTTAGCTTGCTCTTTACGGTCATTGTCGAGCAGATTGATCATAAATCCCAGCATTGGTGTGATTATCAGAAAAGCTAGGGCGATACCAACCAGTAATTCGATGAGGGTAAAGCCTTTTTGTTTCGTGTGAGAGTATTTTAGCTGATTACTTAAAAGCCATTTAAAAGGTCTCATGATGCTACATTTTCTCCTGAGAGTTGCAGATATTTAGCATTTAGATTGAGATTTAGGATTAGTAGTAGTTGGTTTAAGGCGATCGCAAAAATCACTAAATGACACCCCTTTGCCTAT
The Gloeotrichia echinulata CP02 DNA segment above includes these coding regions:
- a CDS encoding glycosyltransferase family 2 protein, which gives rise to MFSIYILTYNEELDIAACIESAMLSDDIIVVDSCSSDRTIEIANRYPIRVIQHPFESHGTQRTWMLESIPPKHEWVYILEADERMTPELFAECEQTILHPDYIGYYVAERVIFMNTWIRYSTQYPRYQMRLFRHGKVWFTDYGHTEREVCHGATSFLKQSYPHYTCSKGLSRWIEKHNRYSTDEARETLHQINQGDVSWRSLFFGKSEIEKRRALKDLSLRLPARPLLRFLYMYLFLGGCLDGRAGLAWCTLQTFYEYLILLKVWEMKHMPTPSLDTSTKLAPNLSSQSTQADPA
- a CDS encoding HpsJ family protein; this encodes MVNRFASVNAPLTLKVVGVTLILSFLLDFLILLLPFQPTDRGWQINLATALVDRGIVPMVGLGFLFTAYWIENAGDGDRSRTLDLRVPGLILSSILGLLFLLIFPLHLNNVNQAKTQTVTQITQEAEQAENQLNSRLSQMQAQLNTEQGKAQLEQLRNQTKAQFTEILKDEQKYKQALASPELSPSVKELLQKAKTDPKVLDKAIEQQTDIQVVRNQQLSQVRQRKEEAEKQAKDVAWRSGLRIGISSLLLSMGYIIIGWTGLRGIGSLQSGGRKAPAR
- a CDS encoding TIGR04282 family arsenosugar biosynthesis glycosyltransferase, with the protein product MLKLPDSPKQHLIIFTRYPEPGKTKTRLIPALGMVGAANLQRQMTEYTIFQVNELQKATGISCEVRFAGGNLQLMQDWLGLGLIYQSQGEGDLGERMARSLFDGFQRSAEQVIIIGTDCPGVNSQILATAFEQLQTVDLVIGPAIDGGYYLIGLRCYIAELFANIDWGTAEVLQQTLDIAQKLNLSHIQLPPLADVDRPEDLPIWEQTLQGS
- a CDS encoding type II secretion system protein, with the translated sequence MTTTKNILVHFLVKNIFHNSSNTGFALVEILVVTLIIGLLGLIALPQWMAFVDVRRLNSSQYEIYRAMREAQSQASKEKLTWQVSIREQNGIVQWVIHPAEKGIFIPNYVSNNDKIWDSVEPNVRIVQDKNQKGKNETTFPKQLSQQVWRVLFNYQGCPVYEVGDECTKTALRTLGQITFYSQNAGKARRCVYVSTVLGAMRTGKEHIKPNTDNKYCY
- the hpsE gene encoding hormogonium polysaccharide biosynthesis glycosyltransferase HpsE yields the protein MYLDFSVAIPTFNGANRLPELLERLRNQANTENLSWEIIVVDNNSTDNTAKLVQSYQENWPYPYPLKYCLETKQGAGYARKRAVQAAKGKFIGFLDDDNYPELNWVAAAYDFGKNYPQVGAFASQIHPQWEVEPPENFQRLAPFLAITERGNLPLLYKPTQKLLPPSAGLVVRRQAWLESVPNQLILTGRVAGNMLTSEDLEMLIYIQKAGWEIWYNPDMEIYHKIPSWRLQKEYLIPFFQGIGLSRYITRMLSIRNSWARPMIFFAYFINDVRKVFWHLVKYHLKVKNDLVAACEMQLMFSSLISPFYWLKNGYRNNI
- a CDS encoding prepilin-type N-terminal cleavage/methylation domain-containing protein, encoding MYNLFFKKILQKISVNILTAKPKDSLYLATNNAGFSLVEILVVLVMLGVLAAISTPNWIAFLNRQQANKANDVVLAGIQEAQRQAKRQKLGYSISFRTDNNIPQIAIYPKDSDPTKLWRNLGTDVGIKSGSIVIGTNLTNINTTTSTTSVTYAAAFNSTAPQTITFDYTGALDLVVKTNTSSLTSVQNDKITSKGLIVAVAVAQSGSPTQATNLKRCVIVKTLLGSIKTGKDTECN
- the hpsC gene encoding hormogonium polysaccharide secretion pseudopilin HpsC; this encodes MRPFKWLLSNQLKYSHTKQKGFTLIELLVGIALAFLIITPMLGFMINLLDNDRKEQAKATTDQELKAALDYIARDLQQSVYIYDADGIDNIRSQLPKSSTDDKKKYFPVLVFWKRQYISGGLVVKTTTTTGADGKTSTSTENDDTFVYSLVAYYLINDGDTTWSKAARIGRFQISNGYGQTDTDKQSTRDAGFQLFNLDDEGTLKTKMNKWTKKSSENYSQDILPLVDYIDQTTTDTTSTTNQTPSCSTDYQIVPKFSGSGDSVATDNVKTRGFYVCVDSNNTVAEVYLRGNALARIQDTNIDFDQTSQNRKIYFPQSSIRVQGIGFLFTK